In Portunus trituberculatus isolate SZX2019 chromosome 28, ASM1759143v1, whole genome shotgun sequence, the genomic stretch CAGTCCTCAGTCTGAGGAACCCCAATCTCAGCCCCAGCCTCAACCTACTTCCAGACCCCGATTCCGCCCCCAGCTTCCATCACACACGGATTTTGAGCCCCAACCGCACTTTGGATCTCAGTTCCCTCCCCAGGATGATGACTTCCAGCCCCAGCATCAGCCCCAGGACACTTTCAGACCTCAGTTCCTCCCTGGCACTCAGCCTCAATCAGCCTTTGTGCCTGACTTCACTACTCAGCACGACCCAGAGTCAGACCCAAAACCACAGCCCACCTTCAGACCCAGATTCCCTTCCCGGCCGGCATTCAGACCCCAGACTCCTGCAGCAAGACCACCTGCCTTCCCTCCGCCGGTTGAGGAGCCCGAACAGTTCCTCAGGAGAAAGGCAGAACAAGATCAGGATCAAGATGGGGAGTCACAACAGCTATTCCCGAGTCCCCAGTTCGCCACCAATCCGTTCCCGCAGTTTGGCTCTCGATTCCCACAAGCGGATCCAGGCAGCCAGCAGTTTCCATCCCAGCCCATCGTCCCCAAGACCCCACAGTTCCCCAGGAGGCTCCCAGGAGGCTCTGGTTTCGCTGGCACTAGTAGATTCCCACTTCGTAAGAATGAGGGAGCCTCATCAGAGAATGACGCACCACCTTcattcccagcctctccctcccagccaTCTGGAGTCTTACCCGCTGggaccttctctttctccagacCTACGCGTCCTTTGAGACCTACACCAGTAAGTCCCAAGCCTCAGAGAGTCCCCAGTGCCCAGGACACGCCCTTCTTCCCTCAGCGTCCCCAGTTCAGTCCACAGACACCTCAGTTCCACGGGCAGGAGCCATCCAAGTTCGATGATTTTGATGGTGATTTTGCTTTTGGACAGGATCCGTCTCAGTTTGGACAGAATCCAGCCCAGTTTGGTCCGCCAGCACCTACACTGACACGTAAGCCACAGTTCGACAGGGATCCGTCACCCTTCGGCCAAGGGGCGCCACACTTCGGTGGTCAAGGAGTCTCTTCTTTCGGTCAAGGAGTATCCCAGCCAAGCCAGGGAGCATCAGTGTTTGTGCAACAATCACCACAGTTTGGCCAGGGACAGGGGAAGCCACAGTTTGGCCTAGATCAAGGACAAGGAACACCACAGATTAGTCCAGTAGCACCACACTTTGGCCAGGGACAAGGAGCACCACAGTTTGGCCAGGGACAAGGAGCACCACAGTTTGGCCAGGGACAAGGAGCACCACAGTTTGGCCAGGGACAAGGAGGAGCACCACAGTTCGGCCTAGGGCAGGCTAAGCCACAGTTCGGCCAAGGCCAGGGAGCACCACAGTTCAGCCCGGTAGCATCGCACTTTGGACAGGGACAAGGAGCACCACAGTTTGGCCAAGGAGCACAAGGAGTACAAGGATCACCACGTCCTACCCCAGTGCCATCACACCCTGATAAAGTATCACCACAGTTTGGccaaggaacaccactgtttgGGCAAGGTGCACACTTCGATTTCGGCCAAAACGTGTCACCATTTGGCCAGGAGGCGCCACACTTTGGCCAGGGCGCATCACAGCCCGGCCAAGCTCCCACAAAATTTGATCCAGCCCAGCCTGAGCCACAGCCTGAAAGAGGAACATCAAGGTTTGGTCAGAGGAGGCCAACATCTAGTCGTGGAAGGCCGCTGGGGGGCAGAGGCACGTCACCATTTGATCAGGAGCCTGACAAATCTGGCCAGGACGCCTCAAGTCCTAATCGAAGTGGGTCACGGTTCGGCCAAAACAGCCCCAGGGGAGGTCAGAGGCAGTTTGGTCGCAGACCACAGACTTCTCAGAAAACGCCCCAGTTCGGCGAAACAGCCCCCCCGTCCACACATAAGAAGCCCGAATTTGACAAGAagcctgaagaggaggagaaacctgTGTTTGGACAGCAGCCTGCCTTTGGACAGCAGCCTGCCTTTGGACAGCAGCCTGCCTTTGGGCAACAGCCTGCCTTTGGACAACAGCCTGCATTCCTGGGACAGCCACAGTTCCCAACACAACCTTTAGCTGGTCAGGGCTTTGGTCTCATCAGTCCTCAGCAGCTGACTCCAGAGCAGCTCAAACAGATTCAGCAACAGGGGGGACGCTTCAGGCCTCAACTAGTGGTTCCTCAGCAGGGCTTCCCAGCACAGGGATTCCAAGGGTTCCCAGTGCACCCACAACAGAGATTTGGCGTTCCCCTGACAGCAGGGCAGCCCTTCCTTGGAACTCAGCCTTCGTTCAACCCAGCCCAGCACCCTAGCTTCGCCGACGACGCCAAGGAGAGTGATGACACGCACGATAAGCAATCCTAAGAGGCGTTCCGAGCACGCATCGTCGCTCACCCATCAGTAAATGAACCATGATTGGGTGTTGTGATTGAGACGTGAGACATTTAAGCTGGTGAGGGTGCGGAAAGTGCCGGGGACGTGAACACTCTGATGGGGCAGTGGAACGGAAAGTGTTAGTGTGACGGTTCCCCCGTGCATGGGTGCTGGTGTGTGAAACGCTACTTCAGCGATGAtttgaatgggaaaaaaaaggatagaaacatAATTATGGAAATCTGCAAAAAAGAAGCCACTACCTAGGTCTACACGTGGTAGTCCGTTTCAAACATACACAGCTATCATCCCTACCCATAAATGCATCTAATCTTATAACCACACAAAATAGAGACTGATAATAGGCGTCATATAACCCTCTCATTATGATGCATCAATCAAccaaccaatcaatcaatctaaaAGTCTGATAGAAAAAGATAAGGTGGGATCAAGGAAACAAGAGGGATATTACATTATTTAAAAGCACATTTCGccccttaaaaacttgtatgAAGTTAATCCTCCTTCTCATAAACAAAAACCCTTACCACACCTTTAGCAGGAAACACTCCCACACTCTGTCCTaattcactccctctcccatgcaaacattccacacctccatGCCTTCAATCCCCAAAGACGCGAGCCAACCCTGAGCACCGCACTATAAATCACCAAAACCTATTTATCTTAAGCAAACCAGGAGGGAAATAAACAAGAGACTATTGGGTGTGAGGAGGTACTAGGCCaaaccttccctctcctcttctgggTCACTAGACTCACTACGAATTCCTGTCCCAGCACAACACTGAATAAAAAGGGAGGGCGACACATAAACTTGGGGTCCCGCCGCCACAGTCAAGATGTCCTGCCAACGAGGAAGCAAACCACTTGTGGCGAAATACAAGTTAACGTTTAATATGTAAGTCAGGATAGCAAGACAAGAGGTTATGTAAAAAATGAACTAAATTTcgctcccagtactgaaattagaaaaaaaaaaaccattacaattgaaaaaaattaatgtagaaaaatcacaaaatttCATTCTCAATATGAAATTAAAActgactaataaaaaaaaaagttagaagaaaagataacatgacaaagaaaacacaaaaaaatgaacttAACATGAAAGTAAAATCAAGAAAGATgacaatacaaagaaaaagacattACCACTCTCAACATGAAGGTCACAATAAGCAAACCTAGAAAAGACAACAATGCAAAAGTGCTAAAGCTTAACTCAAAACACGCAAGCAAAATtacgaacacaaaaaaaaaaaatagaagcacgAAAGGTTAATACAAGAAACAACAGTAAtcccacaaacacaaaacaaagaaaacgaagacatgAGACAGAAAATCAACCGAAGTCTGAATTCCTCTAATTTATTAAAACCGTCATTGTTGTCTTTGGGAAACGATCATTGACTGTATTCTTCATTGCTTCTTCTTATCGATCTTTTTTTATCCCTCATTGTTTCGTCCCTTTTCATCTGCTGGTGCCGAGTGAGTGATTCCTCGTATTGAATGGCGAGACAGTCCTTGTAATAAAGAATCTAATCCCAAAGAAGGTGTTTTTGTTaatgcttttttgtttttaggagagagagagagagagagagagagagagagagagagagagagaataacggaATGTCaaatgagagtgagaggaaatgacagtgagagtgaataaaaaagaagatggaggccGGAAGGAGGggagtagaggaagaaggagggtgagGCTAAATTGAAGGAATGCGCGAGtgaaagtgaatgagagagagagagagagagagagagagagagagagagagagagagagagagaatactatgaTCAACAAACGagagaactgaaaaaaacaagagataacgaaatatagaagaaaaatcggaaaataggaaaaaaggtacatggaaaaacaaaaaaaacaagaatcagAACACacagataacaatgataaagaaatgagaacttacaaaaaagagaaaaattagagaCAATGAACGTAAgtcaatatgaagaaaagaaaagaaaaaaagagaaaattaagagacaccaggaaccagagagagagagagagagagagagagagagaggtgttggggTCAGTAACTCGAGCCAAAATCACGTTTGTTTACACACTTCCCAAATACTTCACGTTCCCTGCGCGTGTTCCTCTTACTCCCCATCACCTTCCTACCACGTGGACAGCAAagattctctatctctctctctctctctctctctctctctctctttgtgtgtgtgtgtgtgtgtgtgtgtgtgtgtgtgtgtgctactgactgactgactgatctagtgactgactgactgactgactgttctagtgactgactaactgaatgactgactgactgattgactgattgagttTTAATGATTGGCTGAGTGACTGAcctactgactgaatgactgactgttCTAGCGACTGACTTACTGAATGAATAACCTACTGACTGACTGTTCTagtaactgactaactgactgaccaaccgactgactgactgatgaacTGACTGGATGACAATTATGACAGACTTACTGACTTTACTGAGTGCAGCTTACAACCGGATGTTCAGATTGCTTTCCACTTCCTCAGTGACTCGACAAACCAGAAAGTGACTCGCGATTCCGTCTTCTCTGCAGGTGATGTGTCTAGGTGTGGCTAAGTGTGGTAGAGGAACGGTAGAAGTGTGGTAAGCGAGGTACAGGTGAAGTAGAGTTAGGAAAGTGATTATATGTGGTAGAAATGTGGCTAAAGTGTGGTCCTatgtgggaagggtgtggtaaGTGTTGTAGTGTGGCATAGTTGTGGTAGCATGTGGTAGATCTCACTTCTTCCCACATAGGACCACACCTTAGCCACATTTCTACCACATATAATCACTTTCCTAACTCTACTTCATCTCTGCCTCACCTACCACACTTCTACCACTCGTCTACCACATACTACCACACCTTAGCCACATTTCAAAACATCTGCCCCTGTCTGTCGGCTAATTCTTTACCAGTCTCTTGGGGAACTTGCATTTGAAGTGGACCTTTTAAAAAATGTTCTGTTTCCCTTCCCTagttccctcttacataaaaaagggtGTGGTAGCAGAGTTTGGCAGTGAGGTAGAAGTGTGGTAGAACTAGAAATATGGCTAAGATACAGTAGTGGTGTGGTACAATTGTGATAGATGCAAAACACCAAACAGAAAAGCTGTATGACCAGTTGTAGGGTAGTAGATGTGGTAGAAATGTGGTAGAGGGAGAAAACAGCAACACCCAGCAACGtgacagtaaagaaaaatagtaggTGTGGTAGAGATGTGGCTAATCTAGTGTGGCAGTGTAACAGTGTGACGCACGTGTGGTAAGATGTGACACAGAGCGTGGTGTGTTTACGGTTATGTGGCAAGATGTGATGTGGAGTGATGTGAAGTGTGGCGGGGTGTTATTGAGATCGTGTGgtaagttatgtgtgtgtgtgtgtgtgtgtgtgtgtgtgtgtgtgtgtgtgtgtgtgtgtgtgtgtgtgtgtgtgtgtgtgtgtgtgtgtgtgtgtgtgtgtgtgtgtggcaaacaAAGTGCATGTCAAGGTACCGGAGGGCAACACTGCACTGTGACCTCTAATCTACAGGTGACAAAGGTGAGGGGCCGTCAGGTGTGCTTCAGGTGTGGCAGGCAggtgagggtgtgggtgtggcgcCGGGACGCCCGAGGGGAATGTGTCAAGTtgtgaaatgaagggaaaatgtttgaaaaatgtcgtaagagggggaggagaaaaaaatatgattataCAAGTCAGAGATCAGAgttacgaaaaaagaaaagatacgtaatagaaataaagattaGAAGCCGCgttactaaaatgataagagaagaatttgagagacacacagaaagaaaggaaatacgtATATATAAACAGAGAAGCACATAAATTAACAAACCAATAAATAAGCataggaatgaataaagaaagaaagaaaaaaaaggaaatactgcaataaataaacaaataaataaatgaataaataaataggtaaatgaaaaataaatagataaataataagtgaataaaaaaacgaTTTCACTAATCTTTCGTTCACTAACacttggaaaaaggaaaaaaaaatgtcgaaGGAAAATtttagaagagaaacaaaatgaacaaacgaaacctaaaacacacacacacacacacacacacacacacacacacacacacacacacacactgtaccgtTTACCACACAGCCTGGCAAAGTTCATGATCATCTTTttacccccaacacacacacacacacacacacacacacacacacacacacacacaaatgaagaatGCCGCGTGATTCCAATAACGCACAATGCCTCCACACCCACGTGACAGGATTGAACCTTGCTAAAAACCATTGTATATGTGATTTAATTCCATTCAAGGAGGATTATGAATAGATGACGGTACACGGAATAAAACGGTACagtaaaaatgaacaaataaagttCCATTACACTGCACATATAAACGTATAAGGTtgtaatagaataaaaaaaagacacgagaTATTTCAAGacggagaaataaaaagaatatgataaaagaatagaaataatactgacaaatacaagaaaaatgcaagtcataagaaaaaaaaacgaacaaatcACAAAACAAGACACATAAAATcagatataaataaaacacactcacacacaaacacacaaaccaaaacaaaaaacaaaaacacaaaacgaaaaataacaaaaatataacagtGACCCTTAAAACatatccattttctctcacacCACAGACAGCAAGGTTATCAAGTACAGTATTTCTTGGCACCAGAGTTACCCATTgttaaaaataaagagacaTTCCCAGGCCATTCCAGAGGCTTCGCTATGTGTCACTGAGAGAAATAAAGGTTACGTAGACTTCATGTGAGAAATAAAGCTGAGAAtacaaagataaatgaagaatggTGAATAGAAATGAGTGTTTAGTGAATTGTGTCAGGATATAAAGAGGAAATTAATTAAATCCAAGTAATTAAGGAAcggaaggaaatggaataaaaaaaataatagtgtgtgtgtttggttatcATTGTCCTGTGTTTAAAAATAGTTTTGTTAGagattattcctcctctcttcttcttcttcttcttcctcttcctcatttgccttttctctttttatcctcttctcctttctcctcttcctctttttttttgccttttccttgttttcctttcctatttctctccttttcattttcttaactctctctctctctctctctctctctctctctctctctctctctctctctctctctctctctcttcatcaattCCTGACCTGATTTCCATTTGTCCACTTTTATCCCTCATTTTTCACACTCACActgggccacacacacacacacacacacacacacacacacacacaaacacacacgtttTTGTTTCGAGAAGACTAggtgaaagtggaggaggaggaggaggaggaggaggaggaggaggaggaggaggaggaggaggaaatgcaaggacaaatgaggaaaggaggaatgcagaggaggtgataaagtggagtgtgaggaaaaagggaggaggaggaggaggaggaggaggagtggtaagCCAACACTCCCTCCAATGCCATATTAGGAACATgaagtgatagtggtggaggaggaggaaataacacacacacacacacacacacacacacacacagagagagagagagagagagagagagagagagagagagagagagagagagagagagacacacacacacacacacacagagagagagagagagagagagagagagagagagagagagagagagagagagagagagagagagaatagaagaaatgaaaaggagagaaatggaaaagaaaaacagggaatgagtaaaaaaagaatatgagaaagagaataaaaagagagagaaggcaaaggaggaagaggaagaggaagaggaggaggagaggaggaggagggtgacacAAGTATACtataaatagaaagaggaaacgagagatgggaagggaaaaataacacTAGAACAAGATGAACAGGAAGAACAATATGAttaaagacaaaagaaggaaaacaagaaaaaaaagaacaataaaaaagaaaaagaaaaagaaaatgatgaaggaaaaatacagaatgaccaccaccaccaccaccaccacaacaacaacaacaacaacaacaacaacaacaacatgcagAACCACTCCCAAACATTCACCCCACCAAAAGAATAATAGATAACATaacaggaagcagagagagagagagagagagagagagagagagagataagctggCAACGACGTGGAAAAGCTACCACCACACTTCTGAATATAAACAtggtgaatggaagaaaatgtcCGCTTGGtaactgacgagagagagagagagagagagagagagagagagagagagagagagagagagagagagagagagagaagcctacCTAAAGAAGCCTCAATATTTCAAAGGCTTCTATCTAGAGTCAACATCACTATCTAGGTTACGTTTCATTAAGAGCgaggactcacacacacacacacacacacacacacacacacacacacacacacacacacctgtccgccTTACCTGATGCTACCACGTGACTGCTCAAGGAAActcaggaaaataaacaaagaaagtcAACAAAACTCTCAAATATTtaggacaaaagaaaacaaaaaacatgaatCTTAAAAGTAATGGATGATGTTTAGAAGAGaatgtagaaaaagagagagagagagagagaaaaaataaaaaggaaaaaaacgggaggagggtggaaaaaagagagatcaattttatttcccctcttttcttctcctttataaaAATGAGGGCGTGAAATGTGAGAAATTCTTGTCCctgtttcaccaccaccaccaccaccaccaccaccaccatcaccatctcataCTTCtaattctcctttctctttcctgaaACTTCCGCGTGCTGTGGTCACTCTAGTTTGttgtggaaagaggaggaggaggaggaggaggaggaggaggaggaggaggaggacaatagcgtagtagtagtagtagtagtagtagtagtagtagtagtagtagtagtagtagtagtagtagtagtagtagtagtattggcagcagcagaagcagtaacaatgacagaaataaaattaaaatcctgactaactgactgactgacgaactgactgactgactgactgattgactgattgactgactgactgactgactgactgactgactgactgactgactgactgactgactgactgactgattgactgactaactcacCAACTAACAAAACTAAACCTATTgcctgaaaaaataaaaaactgactAACTTATCAACTGACTAAgcaattgactgactgactgactgactgactgactgactgccacCTGAACCATCACAGCATACCTCTCCTCCCGTGCGTCAGAGCAGTGTGTGGACTGACGATGATGCCTCACTCTTCCAACTTTGGGGGCAAAAATATCTCGTATTTTAAACAGCTTCCATCATCCTCACCATATTCCTcgcttcctgctctctctctctctctctctctaaggtggtAAATCTATTGGTATAATtttggaatgagagaaaaatagttgATTGGAAttaaatgactctctctctctctctctctctctctctctctctctctctctctctctctctctctttttttttatttataccaatttacatagatatacagagttttgtacattatacattacatacttagtacaatattaggctaaagaagtcacagttaatgccttctatccgaaagcctgcctctgtctgtctgtccgtagcagccactcattcactgtacacttgaactgctgcgtggaccagcagccctctacactcgcttgcacagcaacaaaagcgttccacaagccgatatacgtgttgaggaactgcctttgttggtgccacgttctgcacctgggctggagcagctccccaggggcacggatgacggttctggtggcaatctcggcctgtcgggcaggctgctggagttcatgcaggtgagccaccctctgctgctgcaccttgaACATGACGGTGAGGCCCGCCACGTCCCGCCGGTGTTGGAGGGTGTGCAGTGTAGGGTGGAAACCGAGCTCACTCTCCctgatgatctctctctctctctctctctctctctctctctcttgaaatgtgagaaaataaatgactgaaaagaaataactctctctctctctctctctctctctctctctctctctctctctctctctctctctctctctctctctctctctctctctctctcgtactgcgTTGCACCTTTGGCACTGTGTCACGGtcgtcgacacacacacacacacacacacacacacacacacacacacacacacacacacacacacacacacacacacacacacgtacattccccttgctttgtttgtttacatttcactgTTGCTATTATCGTGCTTTGTGAGGCTCGCTGCTTGAAATAGGTcagcaaataaacacaaacatgacTCAGTGCAGaaaaaggagacgagaggaaatATGCAAAGGATGAGGTGAAATTTCAAGCTAAAAGGAAGTTGCTGTATACACAAGAATAGATGCGTGAATAAGGAATGATGGGTGATTTTTCTATACTTCAAATCAAAGGAGGTTGCTGTATACACGAGAATAATTGCGTGAATAAAGAATGATGGGTAATTTATTGAATGTACACGAGAATGAATGCATGAATAAGAAATGATGAGTTAATATTCTTTACCTCAAGCAAAAAGAAATTTATTGCATACACACGCGAATAAACGCATGAATGACAAATGGTGAGTGATTATCTTACCTTACCACCAGAAAGTTGATTATTCTATTCTACCATCagaaaggcaaaggaagaaTTATAAATTACACGAAGGAAACACTAATGAACGAAAGGAGATACAAGGGATACATGCAACACAGTAGAAATTGGAATATAGGAATcaggaatgaggaaaagtagaaacactaatgaaagaaaggagatacaaGGGATACATGCAACACACAGTACAAATTGGAATATAGGAATCAGGaatgaggaaataaggaaaagtggaTAAAccattgaaagaaaggagatgaaagtacAAAATTAAACAATGCAGAAAAGTGACCAAAtatttacaaagaaaagaaaagaaatgattgaaataaaagaatcaaTTCCTCACTAATAATCGGGAAAGAAACAGATTCAAAACaagacatagaaaaaaaaaaaaagaaaacaaatggaaaagtTATCAAACAtttgcaaaagaaaaagaacacgaacaaaaaacaagaacaagaataacaagatgaataacaagaacaagaaaaaggaagagcagtacttgtaggagaagaagaagagaagaagaagaagaagaagaagaagaagaagaagaagaaggaggtggaggaggaggaggagaagaagaccaGCATGAGTTTCCCTCTAAAAACAGACACAATGAGAACGATTcagcattccacacacacacacacacacacacacacacacacacacacacacagacatcctTCAAACCATCAATAAAACATGGCCAGATCCTCTCTAACTATCTGTACGAGCGCTAAACGACAGTGAAGTGGATCCTGCTCAAGTCTGGCCACGTCTTAAGGTCGCTTGTGGTGTGATGGCGCGCTGGTGTGACGTAAGCAGGAATTGAaaccccctcttccctcctttttctactTTGCATTCTGAGGCTTATTCGTATCATATttgcctatttttttcattttcttgtattgtaTTTTCCTGTATCGTATTTTCTTGTGTCATGTGTGcgcattatttctattttcctgtgatttgttgttgttgttgctgttgtcgttgttgttgtttttgtggtagtggtggtggtggtggtgtatcttcattatttgtggtgtgtggtgattaacctcttcaatactgggattcatttttaccttgagatttttgtacaattagaccatttcattgacattaggaagggtctacggaggtcagaagattaatggaccacagtcttcactattttaatcccctacataagtttctgaagctgtataaaatcaccaaatagtaagcagaatgatcaTTGAAAACAttaccattttaaccccttcagtacttttttaccttgaaatttgtgcacgattagaccatttcattgacattaggaagggtctatggaggtcagaagattaatggccacagtcttcaatatcttaatccccccacataagcttctgaagctgtataaaatcaccaaaaaataaGCTGAATAAGTATGGaaacccgtcatggtactgaaggggttaagatatttgtaatggtgataatggtggtgacgttatttttattgttctatcCTTTACTTATGCCTCtaatgttgtgttggtggtggtgtgtagttatttttttatttgctccctccttccttcattttattatgCGTGTGGTGATTAATAGGATGGATAAGATGATTGTATTGGTGATAGTGTGACATCATTTTTTCTGTCCTGTGCTTTACTTATGCTTctaatgtagtggtggtggtgggggtgtggtataattataattatcttcactatttcctccctccttccttcattttattacgTGTGTGGTGATTAATAGGATACTTAAAGAGTCTCTATCCATTTCACTCACTGAACATTTTAACACTTCAACACTTCAACCTTTACAGACAATCCATAACACTCACTAACTACAGAACTCAatgataaacttttttttcccacactcGCACTAAAATTCCATCTCAATATACCCAACTTAtcattcctttcattccacACTAACTAACACCTTTATAAACATTCCCGAACTTCCTGACACTCGCTCATCATTGTGGAATGCAATAAAAACTGAAACGGAGGAGGTAAATAACACGCATAATTGAGACACGAGGCAAAGGAGAAGCGAGCCAGCCAGGTGACATGAGGGGAGGCACGAGGCAAGGTTTCTACGTGCTTATCTGAACATCCAtgctttattatcattgtttatttatgcataagaggaggagaaggagaaagaggaggaggaggaggagtaggaggaggaggaggaataagattaagctattcagtaccaggacgcgttttcatattcatttaggTTACaattttgatgattttatacagcttcagaaacatatgttgggattagaatagtaaagattttgaccattaaccttttgacctccatagacccttcctgttgcaaataaaatcgtctgatcatacccaaaaaatcgtggtaaaaatgcgtctcaat encodes the following:
- the LOC123510237 gene encoding glutenin, high molecular weight subunit DX5-like, producing the protein MWCRTVLLACAWLGVLAQTSKPRDDPQGTTTVVPILRHINKLNGDGSYTYGFEAADGTFKLETRDALGNVKGKFGYTDNEGKLKVVEYAAGNGTGFETQSDVISSESTPPSFDTKLLSDLSSRRARRPQKQVKRQQSPSSPLPPPLSSSDFPQPSPQITSRAQPTPHPQLPAEAESHDVFVPQFDPQPTTTFRPQRRRRPQRRGQTARRHPTFRPISSPQSEEPQSQPQPQPTSRPRFRPQLPSHTDFEPQPHFGSQFPPQDDDFQPQHQPQDTFRPQFLPGTQPQSAFVPDFTTQHDPESDPKPQPTFRPRFPSRPAFRPQTPAARPPAFPPPVEEPEQFLRRKAEQDQDQDGESQQLFPSPQFATNPFPQFGSRFPQADPGSQQFPSQPIVPKTPQFPRRLPGGSGFAGTSRFPLRKNEGASSENDAPPSFPASPSQPSGVLPAGTFSFSRPTRPLRPTPVSPKPQRVPSAQDTPFFPQRPQFSPQTPQFHGQEPSKFDDFDGDFAFGQDPSQFGQNPAQFGPPAPTLTRKPQFDRDPSPFGQGAPHFGGQGVSSFGQGVSQPSQGASVFVQQSPQFGQGQGKPQFGLDQGQGTPQISPVAPHFGQGQGAPQFGQGQGAPQFGQGQGAPQFGQGQGGAPQFGLGQAKPQFGQGQGAPQFSPVASHFGQGQGAPQFGQGAQGVQGSPRPTPVPSHPDKVSPQFGQGTPLFGQGAHFDFGQNVSPFGQEAPHFGQGASQPGQAPTKFDPAQPEPQPERGTSRFGQRRPTSSRGRPLGGRGTSPFDQEPDKSGQDASSPNRSGSRFGQNSPRGGQRQFGRRPQTSQKTPQFGETAPPSTHKKPEFDKKPEEEEKPVFGQQPAFGQQPAFGQQPAFGQQPAFGQQPAFLGQPQFPTQPLAGQGFGLISPQQLTPEQLKQIQQQGGRFRPQLVVPQQGFPAQGFQGFPVHPQQRFGVPLTAGQPFLGTQPSFNPAQHPSFADDAKESDDTHDKQS